GGTGGTCACCCTGCcgggacccatcctcagctccttcccccagaacaccgccgtcggatcctcctCATCAGCTGCCGTGGGCAGCGCCCTCAGCGCCCAGGGAGTGGCCATCTCCTCCGGCGGCTTCGGCTTTGGAGGCCTGGGCTGCTTCAACGGCGGCAGAGCCCGCTACCCCTGCTAAGGGCCTGCGCCCACACCCTCACACCAACCACCTGCACCCTGCAAGGCGCCTCACGCACTGACCTCACGTCTCTGTGTCACCTATGGCCCAAGAGCTCACCAGCCATCGCTCCTCTTTTCATAGCGTAAAACAAGCAAGCAGGGAACAGCCTCAGACCATGCTGCCTGGGAACATGAGCACAGtaatttccttctgcctttgcaCTTCAAATTGTGCTCTTTCCACTTGGCGATCACCAAGTGGAtccttccttttcctgtgtTTCCCTCAATAAAGATCTCATGCATGTCAGCCTCAGATTCCTCTTCTTCATTCCTTCGCATAATGTCCCTTCCACTTCACCCATTACAAAGACACGGCACTGCAAACCGTCATGTCTGCTACAAGAGGGCCCCAGATCTCCTCTTGTCACACACAAGAGCTTTGGTGCCTAGCAGATGGCCTTCATCACATTATAAGTTATATATACTCCTACACTATTGCAGTCTTGGCCACTTTGAGGCTCTTCTGCCTGTGCTCTCTCATACAACATCTCTCAGTCAGTGCACACTtgattccttttcctcccaGGCAAGATTTTCTCCTATTTACAACAAATATGGTCACAGAATCTTTCCTTCATCAGTATCGTCTTGATTTCTTGATTTCACTACAGCGGCCCCGCTCAAGCCCAGGCAGGAACAGCAGGCTGTCCACAGTCAGGTCC
This Meleagris gallopavo isolate NT-WF06-2002-E0010 breed Aviagen turkey brand Nicholas breeding stock unplaced genomic scaffold, Turkey_5.1 ChrUn_random_7180001849026, whole genome shotgun sequence DNA region includes the following protein-coding sequences:
- the LOC104915745 gene encoding feather keratin 1-like, encoding MSCYDLCRPCSGGPTPLANSCNEPCVRQCQDSQVVIQPSTVVVTLPGPILSSFPQNTAVGSSSSAAVGSALSAQGVAISSGGFGFGGLGCFNGGRARYPC